A stretch of the Filimonas lacunae genome encodes the following:
- a CDS encoding bactofilin family protein — MNTFTRCLLTIAMAASILSCEKNVNADRLLRPGGAFAGTATLSGIITGNRTLSNDTLYLLSGKVFVTAGSLLTIEAGARIEGIKSTDSSQVATLIVLKGAQIDCNGTPAEPVVFTSHESVPAMGDWGGIVLLGKASPVTKNTSLKNIITDTSHHIAPALLKYGGNLPADNSGSISYTRIEYAGVPYKISPLTLCGTGSGTTLEYIEVACSKNNAFDFKGGNTSAHHLVALAPLREAFATSEDYNGSISYSLVAANNRPAFLATIDSSVKSSFRSITSVPHARPLFSNLTVVGLQNKTTLTGNWLYAGIFTRTLGYRLSNSLFLGYFTSITTSDSDYNIISVPPSTKTDVNDQVQLISPWDYADFRPATFSPAATGGKPGITTYRGAFDPEQFPWTGIWARFDY; from the coding sequence ATGAATACCTTTACCCGTTGCCTGCTTACCATTGCAATGGCGGCAAGCATTCTGTCCTGCGAAAAAAATGTAAATGCCGATCGTTTATTACGGCCGGGCGGCGCCTTTGCAGGCACCGCTACCCTCTCAGGCATTATTACGGGTAACCGCACACTCAGTAACGATACCCTGTACCTGCTTAGCGGAAAAGTGTTTGTAACCGCCGGCAGCCTGCTTACCATTGAAGCAGGCGCCCGTATAGAAGGCATTAAATCAACCGATAGCAGCCAGGTAGCCACACTTATAGTATTAAAAGGCGCTCAGATTGATTGCAATGGCACACCCGCCGAGCCGGTGGTATTCACCTCACACGAATCTGTTCCCGCCATGGGCGACTGGGGTGGCATTGTATTATTAGGTAAAGCTTCCCCTGTTACTAAAAACACTTCTCTCAAAAATATTATTACAGACACCAGCCACCACATTGCCCCTGCCCTGTTAAAATACGGCGGCAACCTGCCTGCCGATAATTCCGGCTCTATCAGCTATACCCGCATTGAATATGCAGGCGTTCCCTATAAAATAAGCCCGCTCACCCTTTGCGGCACCGGAAGCGGTACTACGCTGGAATACATAGAAGTAGCCTGTAGCAAAAACAACGCATTTGATTTTAAAGGCGGCAATACCTCTGCCCATCATCTGGTGGCACTTGCCCCTTTGCGGGAAGCCTTTGCCACCAGTGAAGACTATAACGGTAGCATTTCCTATTCATTAGTAGCCGCCAACAATCGCCCGGCTTTTCTGGCCACTATAGATAGTAGTGTAAAAAGCAGTTTTCGTTCCATAACATCAGTACCCCATGCCAGGCCCCTGTTCAGCAACCTTACCGTAGTAGGCTTGCAAAACAAAACCACGCTCACCGGCAACTGGCTGTATGCAGGCATCTTTACCCGCACATTGGGCTACCGTTTGTCTAACTCCCTTTTCCTGGGATACTTTACCAGCATCACTACATCCGATTCGGACTATAATATTATATCAGTACCCCCTTCCACCAAAACCGATGTGAACGACCAGGTGCAACTAATATCCCCCTGGGACTATGCCGACTTTCGCCCGGCTACTTTTTCTCCCGCTGCCACAGGTGGCAAACCTGGTATTACTACTTATAGAGGCGCTTTTGATCCCGAACAGTTTCCCTGGACAGGTATTTGGGCAAGATTTGACTATTAA
- a CDS encoding sigma-70 family RNA polymerase sigma factor — protein MTSREKLFDRIYTSTRERLFAYVKKFVPDESGIKDIMQQCYIKLWINIDTIDTDEQMLPLLFSYAKNLMIDNIRKTATEKKHFLNLKLTQETVTSTEPQIWTAESVQQINKAIVQMPSRRRKIFLMRKEEGLTVTEIATKLNITPRAVRKHLSEAVDYLRNNLAGMDVVAILFLYQLPYTLPLLMD, from the coding sequence ATGACCTCAAGGGAAAAATTATTCGATCGCATTTACACCAGCACCCGTGAAAGACTTTTCGCTTATGTAAAAAAATTTGTTCCTGATGAAAGTGGCATCAAGGACATTATGCAGCAGTGTTATATCAAACTATGGATTAACATAGATACCATTGACACCGACGAACAAATGTTGCCCCTTTTATTCAGCTATGCCAAAAACCTGATGATCGATAACATCCGGAAAACGGCTACGGAAAAGAAACATTTCCTGAACCTGAAATTGACGCAGGAAACGGTAACTTCTACCGAGCCGCAGATATGGACCGCAGAAAGTGTGCAGCAGATTAATAAAGCAATAGTGCAAATGCCTTCGCGCCGCAGGAAAATATTCCTGATGCGTAAAGAAGAAGGCTTAACTGTAACAGAAATTGCAACGAAACTGAACATTACGCCCAGAGCCGTTCGCAAACATTTGTCGGAAGCGGTGGACTATCTGAGAAACAATCTGGCAGGTATGGATGTGGTAGCAATCCTGTTTTTATACCAGCTGCCCTATACCTTGCCGCTTTTGATGGATTAA
- a CDS encoding AraC family transcriptional regulator has product MNYIIIIGAFQSLVALWLFVAHRQKRPADTLLNWILLCIFTHLCIKFTIFAADGHHDIKTAFNTFIDLAYGPLLWMYTSKISNSRYQPMQHWYLLVPTLLACIFYFSILLYLVADGTHPAQLLNGYNQVTAHAINLFNILFPVLCLKKAARLPQFWRSERRLIQKIAVIWLGLGILSFLLTYIITPLELFNADTLNITIRIIAYSLMVVISLFIIRYRLARLAGETAAAATVAAAPAFVEEMAAEPAIINEEENTATLPLAAKRTVLTSQQQTEVTEKLVALMEKKKTYTDPDLTLEKLAAESQIPRHHISEALNHHLGKTFYQFINDFRMKEVLHLLDKCKKQQITPGILSLAFEAGFNSKSTFNQYFKKATGYTPSEYLKKANAPGKHYTSSTILALE; this is encoded by the coding sequence ATGAACTACATAATTATTATAGGCGCATTTCAAAGCCTGGTGGCGTTATGGTTGTTTGTAGCCCATAGACAAAAACGACCTGCAGATACCCTGCTTAACTGGATTTTGCTGTGCATTTTTACGCACCTATGTATCAAGTTTACCATTTTTGCGGCCGATGGCCATCACGACATTAAAACAGCCTTCAATACATTTATCGATCTGGCCTATGGCCCGTTGTTATGGATGTACACTTCCAAAATTTCCAACTCCAGATACCAGCCCATGCAGCACTGGTACCTGCTGGTGCCTACCCTGCTGGCCTGCATTTTCTATTTCTCTATATTATTATACCTGGTTGCCGATGGCACACACCCCGCACAGTTACTCAACGGCTACAACCAGGTTACCGCACATGCCATTAACCTGTTCAACATCCTGTTCCCGGTGCTGTGTTTAAAAAAGGCAGCCCGCCTGCCCCAATTCTGGAGGTCGGAACGCAGGCTGATACAAAAGATAGCCGTCATCTGGCTGGGCCTGGGTATACTATCCTTCCTGCTTACCTACATTATTACTCCGCTGGAACTGTTTAACGCCGATACACTCAATATCACTATCCGCATTATCGCTTATAGTCTGATGGTGGTAATATCCCTGTTCATTATCCGATATCGCCTGGCGAGGCTGGCAGGCGAAACAGCCGCCGCGGCAACTGTAGCTGCAGCACCTGCTTTTGTAGAAGAAATGGCAGCAGAGCCGGCAATCATCAACGAAGAAGAAAACACAGCAACACTTCCCCTGGCAGCCAAACGCACCGTACTCACCAGCCAGCAGCAAACAGAAGTAACAGAAAAACTGGTGGCTTTAATGGAGAAAAAGAAAACCTATACCGATCCCGATCTTACCCTTGAAAAACTGGCAGCCGAAAGCCAGATACCCCGGCATCATATATCAGAAGCCTTAAACCATCACTTAGGCAAAACCTTTTACCAGTTCATCAACGACTTTCGTATGAAAGAGGTGTTACATCTACTGGATAAATGCAAGAAACAACAAATAACACCCGGCATACTTTCCCTGGCATTTGAAGCAGGCTTCAACTCTAAATCTACTTTCAACCAGTACTTTAAAAAAGCTACCGGTTACACCCCATCCGAATACCTGAAAAAAGCCAATGCACCCGGAAAACATTACACCTCCAGCACTATACTGGCCCTGGAATAA
- a CDS encoding S41 family peptidase, with amino-acid sequence MPTRSAVVTLLLLLLTGILSCHNKDVASGPVITDSIGKINKWIYDSMQRYYYWSGDITATPDYTLPSGNFFHSLVSNQDRFSYISNQVDVGPQRTTFQLYNFHYSIVAQAATDTMVGVITYVVKGSVAYNSGFRRGTCFSRVNGVGISGSTLATVQAALLSGEVIALTLCSYTDGQWVEGKTVKVGKTNAVENVVVQTRYFSYNGKKTGYLLYNGFSADYDEVLLAAFAKLKNADVTECIIDLRYNPGGSVATCAKLTGMLAPVADNSVFGVFQGNASEGTQVYTMNRVLKTSTNANGNTIAALEANRLSLSRVYVLTTRATISAAELLINNLKPYLPVVQIGDTTLGKDEASIQIVDGRVPRQVQWVIQPIIYKLQNANYKGGYHTGIAPDYAEDELSALPLADFGAASDVLINRALQLIYGTNVVESVGLRKNTLFVQKRFQSAEAAAKVLPVVVLSHLH; translated from the coding sequence ATGCCAACTCGTTCAGCCGTTGTTACATTATTGCTGTTACTGCTTACAGGAATACTTTCCTGCCATAATAAAGATGTGGCTTCAGGGCCTGTTATCACGGATTCTATTGGAAAAATCAATAAATGGATATATGATAGTATGCAGCGTTATTACTACTGGAGTGGTGATATTACCGCTACGCCGGACTATACATTGCCATCGGGCAATTTTTTTCATTCCCTGGTGAGTAACCAGGATCGGTTTTCTTATATCAGCAACCAGGTAGATGTTGGCCCTCAAAGAACTACGTTTCAATTATATAATTTTCATTACAGCATAGTAGCGCAGGCAGCTACGGATACGATGGTAGGGGTAATTACATATGTAGTAAAAGGTAGTGTTGCTTATAATTCCGGTTTTAGAAGGGGGACCTGCTTTTCCAGGGTGAATGGGGTGGGTATTAGTGGCAGTACTTTAGCTACAGTTCAGGCAGCTTTGTTGTCGGGTGAGGTGATAGCGCTTACCTTATGTTCCTATACCGATGGGCAATGGGTAGAGGGTAAAACGGTGAAAGTAGGTAAAACCAATGCTGTGGAAAACGTGGTAGTGCAAACCCGTTATTTTTCCTATAACGGCAAAAAAACAGGGTATCTCTTATATAATGGATTTTCAGCCGATTATGATGAAGTATTGCTAGCTGCTTTTGCTAAACTGAAAAACGCCGACGTTACAGAGTGCATTATCGACCTGCGGTATAACCCTGGCGGCAGTGTGGCTACCTGCGCCAAATTAACGGGCATGCTGGCGCCTGTAGCAGATAATAGTGTGTTTGGGGTTTTTCAGGGCAATGCCAGCGAAGGCACCCAGGTGTATACGATGAACCGGGTATTAAAAACTTCTACCAATGCCAATGGCAATACTATTGCTGCGCTGGAAGCTAACCGGCTTTCACTTTCACGGGTGTATGTACTTACCACGCGCGCTACCATTTCGGCCGCCGAATTATTAATCAACAACCTGAAACCATACCTGCCGGTGGTACAAATTGGCGATACTACCCTGGGAAAGGATGAAGCCAGTATCCAGATTGTGGATGGCAGGGTGCCCCGGCAGGTGCAATGGGTAATACAACCTATTATATATAAACTGCAAAATGCAAACTATAAAGGGGGGTACCATACCGGTATTGCGCCTGACTATGCAGAAGATGAATTATCGGCACTGCCGCTGGCAGATTTTGGGGCGGCAAGTGATGTGTTAATAAATCGGGCCTTGCAACTGATTTATGGCACTAATGTGGTGGAAAGCGTCGGGTTGCGCAAAAACACACTTTTTGTGCAAAAGCGTTTTCAATCGGCAGAGGCAGCTGCGAAAGTGTTGCCGGTAGTGGTACTATCCCATCTACATTAA